A stretch of the Mesorhizobium sp. Pch-S genome encodes the following:
- a CDS encoding DoxX family protein: MGRTAAILTARLIFAGVFAMAATFKFAGMANTAAYIAAAGFPVPLLLAWLAAIFEVALVLAFLSGAFFSEAALLAAAYVIFLALSFHGPSHWQANQAEFGFFVDHFTFFAGLLYAAVHGPGERLTLRQGTLWKGSEASTN; this comes from the coding sequence ATGGGCCGGACTGCTGCAATTCTCACCGCAAGACTGATTTTTGCCGGTGTCTTCGCCATGGCCGCAACGTTCAAGTTTGCGGGGATGGCCAATACGGCCGCTTACATCGCGGCGGCGGGTTTCCCGGTTCCGCTGCTGCTGGCCTGGCTGGCGGCGATCTTCGAGGTCGCGCTGGTGCTGGCCTTCCTGAGCGGCGCCTTCTTTTCGGAAGCAGCCTTGCTGGCAGCTGCCTATGTGATCTTCCTGGCGCTCTCGTTCCACGGCCCGTCGCACTGGCAGGCGAACCAGGCCGAATTCGGCTTCTTTGTCGACCACTTCACCTTTTTCGCAGGGCTGCTTTACGCCGCGGTTCACGGCCCGGGTGAGCGGCTGACATTGCGCCAGGGTACTCTGTGGAAGGGATCGGAGGCTTCCACGAACTGA
- a CDS encoding YnfA family protein: protein MNILLFVVAAIAEIAGCFSFWAWWRLEKSPLWLLPGLASLVAFAWLLALVPVDAAGRAYAAYGGIYIAASLLWLWLAEGIRPDRWDIVGAAVCMAGASVILFAPRSV from the coding sequence ATGAACATCCTCCTCTTTGTCGTTGCAGCTATCGCCGAGATCGCCGGCTGTTTTTCGTTCTGGGCCTGGTGGCGGCTGGAGAAATCGCCGCTATGGCTGCTGCCGGGTCTCGCCTCTCTGGTTGCCTTCGCCTGGCTGCTGGCGCTGGTGCCGGTCGACGCGGCCGGGCGCGCCTACGCGGCCTATGGCGGCATCTACATCGCTGCATCCCTGCTCTGGCTGTGGCTCGCTGAAGGCATTCGGCCCGATCGCTGGGATATCGTCGGCGCCGCGGTCTGCATGGCGGGAGCGTCCGTGATCCTGTTCGCACCGAGGAGCGTCTAG
- a CDS encoding DMT family transporter, protein MAQANEAERNRALGILLVAASAIVFGLSGVLTKSITADALTVTCWRGFVGFLLIGVYVRWRPGQTGKRPDMRLGWRGWLLAVEGAAASIAFIAAFKFTYVANVAVIYATAPFVTALLAWILVREPFRLPTMAAAILSLCGVAVMVHSGLGTGNLFGDGLALLMTIGSSLYMIMVRGFRDTPVVWAGAVSSLLLFLFGWFVTDPLAISRQDILLLAVFGTSFAVASVLWTEGSRLIPAPEAALLGAAEIPAAALFAWLFLSEFPPYASLAGGAVVLCAVLAHGWHDWSSAQRLMQLSTGKAVK, encoded by the coding sequence ATGGCACAGGCGAATGAGGCTGAAAGGAACCGCGCACTCGGCATCCTGCTGGTGGCAGCATCGGCAATCGTCTTCGGCCTCAGCGGTGTGCTGACCAAATCGATCACTGCCGACGCGCTGACGGTTACGTGCTGGCGCGGATTTGTCGGCTTCCTGTTGATCGGAGTCTATGTGCGCTGGCGACCCGGGCAGACCGGGAAGCGGCCTGACATGCGGCTCGGCTGGCGTGGATGGCTCCTGGCCGTCGAAGGGGCCGCTGCCAGCATCGCTTTTATCGCGGCCTTCAAGTTCACCTATGTCGCCAATGTCGCGGTCATCTATGCAACGGCGCCATTCGTAACCGCCCTGCTCGCCTGGATACTGGTACGCGAACCTTTCCGGCTGCCAACCATGGCAGCGGCCATACTGTCGCTGTGCGGCGTCGCCGTCATGGTGCATTCCGGCCTCGGTACCGGCAATCTATTCGGCGACGGGCTGGCACTGCTGATGACCATCGGCAGTTCGCTCTACATGATCATGGTCCGTGGCTTTCGCGACACTCCCGTGGTCTGGGCCGGTGCGGTTTCCTCGTTGCTACTGTTCCTGTTCGGCTGGTTCGTCACGGATCCGTTGGCCATCAGCCGCCAGGATATCCTCCTGCTTGCGGTTTTCGGCACCTCCTTCGCGGTCGCCTCGGTGCTGTGGACCGAAGGCAGCAGACTGATCCCCGCCCCGGAGGCAGCGCTGCTCGGTGCCGCCGAGATTCCTGCCGCCGCGTTGTTCGCCTGGCTTTTCCTGTCCGAGTTCCCTCCCTATGCCAGTCTGGCAGGCGGAGCCGTTGTCCTCTGCGCGGTCCTCGCACACGGTTGGCATGACTGGAGTTCCGCGCAACGCCTGATGCAACTTTCCACAGGCAAGGCTGTAAAATAA
- a CDS encoding CvpA family protein — MPITLLDGILAGFTLVSAMLAMVRGFSREVLSIASWAAAAVAAYLFYKPVIPYVQPYIDNEKIAMGAAAGIVFLIALIVVSVITMKIADWIIDSRVGALDRTLGFLYGAARGILVVAVGLMFFNWLAGEKAPNWVAESKSRPLLESIGKYIESVLPEDPEKTILKQLNKSGVVPNTGTPPAGAQAPAPEGTVPENNEAPAPDDEAPADQPPAGGNAPATNN, encoded by the coding sequence ATGCCGATTACGCTGCTAGACGGGATTCTCGCCGGCTTCACGCTTGTTTCTGCAATGCTTGCCATGGTGCGCGGCTTCTCTCGCGAGGTGCTGTCGATCGCCTCCTGGGCGGCAGCGGCGGTCGCGGCCTACCTGTTCTACAAGCCGGTCATTCCTTACGTTCAGCCTTATATCGACAATGAAAAGATCGCGATGGGCGCTGCCGCCGGCATCGTCTTCCTCATCGCATTGATCGTCGTGTCGGTCATCACCATGAAGATCGCCGACTGGATCATCGATTCCCGGGTTGGCGCGCTCGATCGCACGCTGGGCTTTCTCTATGGGGCGGCACGCGGCATTCTGGTCGTCGCTGTCGGCCTGATGTTCTTCAACTGGCTGGCGGGCGAGAAGGCACCGAACTGGGTTGCCGAATCGAAGTCGCGCCCGCTGCTGGAATCGATCGGCAAGTACATCGAAAGCGTGCTGCCGGAAGATCCGGAAAAGACGATCCTCAAGCAGCTCAACAAGAGCGGCGTGGTGCCAAACACTGGAACACCGCCCGCGGGTGCGCAGGCCCCTGCCCCCGAAGGCACAGTGCCTGAAAACAACGAGGCGCCGGCACCGGACGACGAGGCGCCGGCCGACCAGCCGCCTGCCGGCGGCAATGCGCCGGCTACAAACAACTGA
- a CDS encoding replicative DNA helicase: protein MAEAALKFGAAETPLYREAPNNIEAEQALLGAMLVNNDAFYRVSDFLKSAHFYEPLHRKIFEVSAELIRMGKMANPVTIKTFLPADEKVGDMTVAQYLARLAAEAVTVINASDYGRAIYDLATRRALITVGEDMVNIAYDAPVDMSPSEQIEDAERRLFELAETGRYDGGFEAFTDAVKTAVDMANAAYMRDGHLSGISTGLRDVDRKLGGLQPSDLIILAGRPAMGKTSLVTNIAFNIAEAYQPAQQADGSIKAANGGVVGFFSLEMSSEQLATRIISEQTEISSSKIRRGEITETDFEKLVACAQTMQKIPLYIDATGGISIAQLAARARRLKRQRGLEVIVIDYVQLMQGSAKSSQNRVQEITEITTGLKALAKELNVPIIALSQLSRQVESRDDKRPQLSDLRESGSIEQDADVVLFVYRDEYYMQNKQPEEGTPEYEDWRIKFEKVKGKAELIIAKQRHGPTGTVELAFEGQYTRFSDLAEEHQLPERFEH, encoded by the coding sequence ATGGCAGAGGCAGCTCTCAAATTCGGCGCGGCGGAAACGCCGCTCTATCGGGAAGCCCCCAACAACATCGAGGCCGAACAGGCTCTGCTCGGCGCCATGCTCGTCAACAATGACGCCTTCTACCGGGTCTCCGACTTCCTCAAGTCCGCCCATTTCTACGAGCCTCTGCACCGCAAGATCTTCGAGGTCTCGGCGGAACTGATCCGCATGGGCAAGATGGCCAACCCGGTGACCATCAAGACCTTCCTGCCTGCCGACGAAAAGGTCGGCGACATGACCGTCGCGCAATATCTCGCAAGGCTCGCCGCCGAGGCCGTCACCGTCATCAACGCCTCCGACTATGGCCGCGCCATCTATGACCTGGCCACCCGCCGCGCGCTGATCACCGTCGGCGAGGACATGGTCAACATCGCCTACGACGCGCCGGTAGACATGTCGCCTTCGGAGCAGATCGAAGACGCCGAGCGGCGCCTGTTCGAACTGGCCGAGACCGGCCGCTACGACGGTGGTTTCGAAGCCTTCACCGACGCCGTCAAAACCGCGGTCGACATGGCCAATGCCGCCTATATGCGCGACGGCCATCTTTCCGGCATTTCCACCGGCTTGCGCGACGTCGACCGCAAACTCGGCGGCCTGCAACCCTCCGACCTGATCATCCTTGCCGGCCGTCCGGCCATGGGCAAGACGTCGCTGGTTACCAACATCGCTTTCAACATCGCCGAAGCCTATCAGCCGGCACAGCAGGCCGATGGATCAATCAAGGCCGCCAATGGCGGCGTTGTCGGCTTCTTCTCGCTGGAAATGTCGTCGGAACAGCTGGCGACCCGTATCATCTCGGAGCAGACCGAAATCTCGTCCTCGAAGATCCGCCGCGGCGAGATCACCGAGACCGATTTCGAGAAGCTGGTCGCCTGCGCGCAGACCATGCAGAAGATCCCGCTCTACATCGACGCCACCGGCGGTATCTCGATTGCGCAGCTTGCCGCGCGTGCGCGCCGCCTCAAGCGCCAGCGCGGCCTTGAAGTCATCGTCATCGACTACGTCCAGCTGATGCAAGGCTCCGCCAAATCCTCACAGAACCGCGTGCAGGAAATCACCGAAATCACCACCGGTCTCAAGGCGCTGGCCAAGGAACTCAATGTGCCCATCATCGCGCTGTCGCAGCTGTCGCGTCAGGTCGAAAGCCGCGACGACAAGCGCCCGCAACTGTCCGACCTTCGCGAATCGGGCTCGATCGAGCAGGACGCCGACGTCGTGCTCTTCGTCTATCGCGACGAGTATTACATGCAGAACAAGCAGCCAGAGGAAGGTACGCCGGAATATGAAGACTGGCGGATCAAATTCGAGAAGGTAAAGGGCAAGGCCGAACTGATCATCGCCAAGCAGCGTCACGGTCCGACCGGCACGGTCGAGCTTGCGTTCGAAGGTCAGTACACCCGCTTCTCCGACCTCGCCGAAGAGCATCAGTTGCCCGAGCGGTTCGAACATTGA
- the radA gene encoding DNA repair protein RadA, producing the protein MAKSRVQFICQNCGTVHQRWAGKCDACGEWNTLIEEGTAGGIGSGPASLKSARKGRAVALTTLSGDIEDAPRIASGIGELDRATGGGFVRGSALLVGGDPGIGKSTLLTQAAAALARQGHRIVYVSGEEAVAQIRLRAQRLGAASAPVELAAETNVEDILATIADGKRPDLVIIDSIQTLWTDLADSAPGTVTQVRAAAQAMIRYAKSTGAAVVLVGHVTKEGQIAGPRVVEHMVDAVLYFEGEGGHHFRILRTVKNRFGPTDEIGVFEMSDKGLREVANPSELFLGERHAKSPGAAVFAGMEGTRPVLVEIQALVAPSSLGTPRRAVVGWDGARLSMILAVLEAHCGVRFGQHDVYLNVAGGYRISEPAADLAVAAALVSSLTGLALPADCVYFGEISLSGAVRPVAHAQQRLKESEKLGFGSAVLPVGSEEIAGGIGAGAFQPTELADLVARIAGTRRGRATEDE; encoded by the coding sequence GTGGCTAAGTCGCGCGTTCAGTTCATCTGCCAGAATTGCGGCACGGTGCATCAGCGCTGGGCGGGCAAATGTGACGCCTGCGGCGAATGGAACACACTGATCGAGGAAGGTACCGCCGGCGGCATCGGCTCGGGACCCGCTTCGCTCAAAAGCGCCCGCAAGGGCCGCGCCGTCGCGCTGACGACACTGTCTGGTGACATCGAGGATGCACCCCGCATCGCCTCCGGCATTGGCGAACTGGACCGCGCCACCGGCGGCGGCTTCGTGCGCGGCTCGGCGCTCCTGGTTGGCGGCGACCCCGGCATCGGCAAATCGACATTGCTCACCCAGGCCGCAGCGGCACTCGCACGCCAGGGCCACCGCATCGTCTATGTGTCCGGCGAAGAGGCCGTCGCACAGATCCGGCTGCGCGCGCAGCGGCTGGGTGCCGCCTCGGCGCCGGTGGAACTCGCCGCCGAAACCAATGTCGAGGATATCCTGGCCACGATCGCCGACGGCAAGCGCCCGGATCTGGTCATCATCGATTCGATCCAGACCCTGTGGACAGACCTCGCCGATTCGGCCCCCGGGACGGTCACGCAGGTACGCGCGGCGGCCCAGGCGATGATCCGCTATGCGAAATCCACAGGCGCTGCGGTGGTGCTGGTCGGGCATGTGACCAAGGAAGGACAGATCGCCGGACCACGTGTCGTCGAGCACATGGTCGACGCCGTTCTCTACTTCGAAGGCGAAGGCGGCCACCACTTCCGCATCCTGCGCACGGTGAAGAACCGTTTCGGCCCGACCGACGAGATCGGCGTGTTCGAAATGTCGGACAAGGGCTTGCGGGAGGTCGCCAATCCTTCCGAGCTTTTCCTCGGCGAACGGCATGCAAAGTCGCCCGGCGCCGCGGTTTTCGCCGGAATGGAAGGCACCCGGCCGGTGCTGGTCGAGATCCAGGCTCTTGTCGCGCCCTCCTCTCTCGGCACGCCGCGCCGTGCGGTTGTCGGCTGGGACGGCGCGCGGCTGTCGATGATCCTGGCCGTCCTGGAAGCGCATTGCGGCGTGCGTTTCGGCCAGCACGACGTCTATCTGAATGTCGCCGGCGGCTATCGTATTTCAGAACCGGCTGCCGACCTCGCGGTGGCCGCGGCGCTGGTGTCGTCGCTCACCGGTCTTGCCCTTCCCGCTGATTGCGTCTATTTCGGCGAAATCAGCCTTTCCGGCGCCGTGAGACCGGTTGCGCATGCGCAACAGCGTCTCAAGGAGTCCGAGAAGCTGGGCTTCGGAAGCGCAGTCCTGCCCGTGGGCAGTGAGGAAATTGCCGGGGGTATAGGCGCCGGCGCTTTCCAGCCTACCGAGCTCGCCGATCTTGTGGCGCGCATCGCCGGCACTCGCCGCGGTCGTGCCACAGAGGACGAATGA
- the purF gene encoding amidophosphoribosyltransferase: MADATDVLCAEADDHFHDECGVFGIFGRQDAAAITTLGLHALQHRGQEAAGIVSYDGNQFHVERHVGLIGDTFTKQSVIDRLQGNRAIGHTRYATTGGAGLRNVQPFFAELSTGGLAVAHNGNITNALTVQRTLQKQGSIFSSTSDTETILHLVATSKERDINSRFIEAIRQLEGAFSLVALTSKKLIGVRDPLGIRPLVLGDLDGAWILASETCALDIIGARFVRDIKPGEMVVITTKGIESHFPFEPQKTRFCIFEYVYFARPDSSIEGRNVYDVRKRIGAELARENPVEADIVVPVPDSGTPAAIGFSQEAGIPFELGIIRNHYVGRTFISPGDSIRHMGVKLKHNANRRMIEGKRVVLVDDSIVRGTTSQKIVQMVRDAGAKEVHMRIASPPTRASCFYGVDTPEKSKLLASRMSVQEMAEFIRVDTLGFLTIEGLYRAVGEAGRNEEQPQFCDACFTGQYPTRLLDHEGADNVRTLSLLASGGQ; the protein is encoded by the coding sequence ATGGCAGACGCAACCGACGTGCTTTGCGCCGAGGCAGATGACCACTTCCATGACGAATGTGGTGTCTTCGGTATTTTCGGCCGCCAGGATGCGGCCGCCATCACCACACTTGGGCTTCATGCCTTGCAGCATCGAGGCCAGGAAGCGGCGGGCATCGTCTCCTATGACGGCAACCAGTTCCATGTCGAACGGCATGTCGGCCTGATCGGCGACACCTTCACCAAGCAGTCGGTGATCGACCGGCTGCAAGGCAATCGTGCCATCGGCCACACACGCTACGCCACCACCGGCGGCGCCGGCTTGCGCAATGTGCAGCCCTTCTTCGCCGAGCTCTCCACCGGCGGTCTCGCCGTTGCCCACAACGGCAACATCACCAATGCGCTGACCGTGCAACGCACGCTGCAGAAGCAGGGTTCGATCTTCTCCTCGACATCCGACACCGAGACGATCCTGCATCTGGTCGCCACCTCCAAGGAACGCGACATCAATTCGCGTTTTATCGAGGCCATCCGCCAGCTGGAAGGCGCCTTCTCTCTGGTGGCGCTGACCTCGAAGAAGCTGATCGGCGTTCGCGATCCGTTGGGTATCCGCCCGCTGGTGCTGGGCGATCTCGACGGTGCCTGGATCCTCGCCTCTGAAACCTGCGCCCTCGACATCATCGGCGCCCGCTTCGTTCGCGACATCAAGCCCGGCGAGATGGTCGTCATCACCACCAAGGGTATCGAAAGCCATTTCCCATTCGAACCGCAGAAAACGCGCTTCTGCATTTTCGAATATGTCTATTTTGCCCGCCCGGACTCTTCGATAGAGGGCCGTAACGTCTATGACGTTCGGAAGCGCATCGGCGCCGAGCTGGCGCGCGAAAACCCGGTCGAAGCCGACATTGTCGTGCCGGTGCCGGATTCCGGAACCCCAGCCGCGATCGGCTTCAGCCAGGAAGCCGGCATTCCGTTCGAACTCGGCATCATCCGCAACCACTATGTTGGCCGCACCTTCATTTCGCCGGGCGATTCCATCCGCCACATGGGCGTCAAGCTGAAGCACAACGCCAACCGCCGCATGATCGAAGGCAAGCGTGTGGTGCTGGTCGACGATTCGATCGTGCGTGGCACCACGTCGCAGAAGATTGTGCAGATGGTGCGCGATGCCGGCGCCAAGGAAGTGCATATGCGCATCGCTTCGCCGCCGACCCGTGCGTCCTGTTTCTACGGCGTCGATACGCCGGAGAAGTCGAAGCTGCTCGCTTCACGCATGTCGGTGCAGGAAATGGCGGAATTCATCCGTGTCGACACGCTCGGTTTCCTCACCATCGAGGGGCTCTATCGCGCGGTCGGCGAGGCCGGCCGCAATGAAGAGCAGCCGCAGTTCTGCGACGCCTGCTTCACCGGCCAGTATCCGACGCGCCTGCTCGACCATGAAGGCGCCGACAATGTGCGCACGCTGTCGCTGCTGGCGAGCGGCGGTCAGTAA
- a CDS encoding SDR family NAD(P)-dependent oxidoreductase, producing MTATPDLTGRLAVVTGASRGIGYFIAKQMAAAGAHVIAVARTVGGLEELDDEIKAEHARTGKGEATLVPLDLTDMAGIDRLGGAIHERWGKLDILVANAGVLGVIAPIGHVEAKTFEKVINVNVTSTWRLIRSVDPLLRLSDAGRAILLSSGAAHSARAFWGPYAASKAAVEAMGRSWADETRNSPLRVNMVDPGATRTAMRAQAVPGENPDTLPHPSEIAARIVPLAGQSVTETGMIFQAKPNRWVSYQMPA from the coding sequence ATGACTGCTACTCCAGACCTCACCGGCCGCCTCGCGGTCGTCACCGGCGCTTCGCGCGGTATCGGCTACTTCATCGCGAAGCAGATGGCGGCCGCCGGCGCACATGTCATCGCAGTTGCGCGTACCGTTGGCGGATTGGAGGAACTGGACGACGAGATCAAGGCGGAGCACGCCAGGACCGGCAAGGGCGAAGCGACGCTGGTGCCGCTCGACCTCACCGACATGGCCGGCATCGACCGGCTGGGCGGCGCGATCCATGAACGGTGGGGCAAGCTCGATATCCTGGTCGCCAATGCGGGCGTGCTCGGCGTGATTGCCCCGATCGGCCACGTCGAAGCCAAGACCTTTGAGAAAGTGATCAACGTCAACGTCACCTCGACGTGGCGATTGATCCGCTCGGTCGACCCCCTGCTCAGGCTTTCCGATGCAGGCCGGGCCATCCTGCTCTCGTCGGGCGCAGCACACTCGGCACGCGCTTTCTGGGGTCCTTACGCCGCCTCCAAGGCCGCGGTGGAAGCAATGGGGCGCTCCTGGGCGGACGAGACCCGCAATTCGCCGCTGCGCGTCAACATGGTCGATCCCGGCGCCACCCGTACCGCCATGCGCGCGCAGGCAGTGCCAGGCGAGAATCCGGACACCTTGCCGCACCCTTCCGAAATTGCAGCGCGCATCGTGCCGCTTGCCGGCCAGTCGGTCACCGAGACCGGCATGATCTTCCAGGCCAAGCCCAATCGCTGGGTCTCGTACCAGATGCCCGCCTAA
- a CDS encoding small ribosomal subunit Rsm22 family protein yields MELPAPLRQAVEQLLDNVPLATLKQASRTLSDRYRAEVRDGRLHMGDDIAAKAYLATRLPATYAAVRTSIEVLADTLPDFAPGTMLDIGAGPGTVLWAAADQWASIESATLLEASNAARKVGQTLATGIDVSQVRWQAGDVTIDLADMPAADLVTIAYVMDEIAPASLPRLIERLWQLTAGTLLVVEPGTPAGWQRILDARTRLIEIGASIVAPCPHQAPCPLVAPDWCHFSRRVARSRLHRLAKDADVPWEDEKFIYLAASRMPRTARAARVLAPPRTGSGKVALKLCQPDGTVSERLFTKRDGDLFKTARRLDWGDALDLESA; encoded by the coding sequence ATGGAACTGCCCGCACCGCTGCGCCAGGCCGTCGAGCAATTGCTGGACAACGTACCGCTGGCAACACTGAAGCAGGCTTCCCGGACGTTGTCCGATCGCTACCGCGCCGAAGTGCGCGACGGGCGCCTGCACATGGGGGATGACATTGCCGCCAAGGCCTATCTCGCCACCCGCCTGCCCGCCACCTATGCAGCCGTCCGTACCAGTATCGAAGTGCTTGCGGACACATTGCCGGATTTTGCCCCAGGGACGATGCTCGATATCGGCGCCGGACCCGGCACGGTGTTGTGGGCTGCGGCAGACCAATGGGCTTCGATCGAATCCGCAACGCTGCTGGAAGCCAGCAATGCTGCCCGCAAAGTGGGGCAGACGCTCGCGACAGGCATCGATGTGTCGCAGGTCCGCTGGCAGGCCGGCGACGTGACGATCGATCTCGCGGACATGCCGGCCGCCGACCTCGTAACGATCGCGTATGTCATGGATGAAATCGCACCGGCATCGCTGCCTCGGCTGATCGAACGCCTCTGGCAGCTGACTGCCGGCACGCTGCTCGTCGTCGAACCGGGCACGCCTGCCGGCTGGCAGCGCATCCTGGATGCCAGAACCAGGCTGATCGAGATCGGCGCGTCGATCGTGGCTCCATGCCCGCACCAGGCACCCTGCCCGCTTGTTGCGCCGGACTGGTGCCATTTTTCGCGACGCGTCGCCCGCTCACGCCTGCACCGGCTGGCCAAGGATGCGGATGTGCCCTGGGAGGACGAGAAGTTCATCTACCTTGCCGCATCCCGTATGCCCCGCACCGCGCGGGCAGCCCGTGTTCTGGCGCCGCCGAGAACCGGTTCGGGCAAGGTCGCACTCAAGCTGTGCCAGCCTGACGGCACCGTATCGGAGCGGCTTTTCACGAAACGTGACGGAGACCTCTTCAAGACGGCTCGCCGGCTTGATTGGGGCGATGCGCTCGACCTCGAATCTGCCTGA